A window from Mangifera indica cultivar Alphonso chromosome 2, CATAS_Mindica_2.1, whole genome shotgun sequence encodes these proteins:
- the LOC123209359 gene encoding transcription factor BOA-like — protein sequence MGEEVAMTAHDPNANNNHDDYNADEERILEWELGLPNANDLTPLSQSLIPLELMTAFSISPMQHRSLVDVNRASQNTLSSLRGSQSHALSSTSNNIKSCTETRDPTFLEPDETDQNESGSDSRKSRKLDSMEEADSALRTDNSNNNEDPSVRTLKRPRLVWTPQLHKRFVDVVGHLGINNAVPKTIMQLMNVEGLTRENVASHLQKYRLYLKRMQGSSNDDPSSADHQLFASTPVIPQCLHYESGENNHNNNNNSNNNGNGHVAVPMPGSYGVPPALMSMPFYGMMNQGFHQQGHGFDQSMYNMSMNMNMNIGMRNMIQQRDWSVNKQGAVMSDPHRLAPSSDK from the coding sequence ATGGGGGAAGAGGTTGCGATGACTGCTCACGATCCCAACGCCAACAACAACCATGACGATTATAACGCCGACGAAGAGAGAATACTCGAGTGGGAGCTTGGCTTACCTAACGCCAACGATCTAACTCCGTTATCTCAGTCGTTAATTCCGCTCGAACTCATGACGGCCTTCAGTATCTCTCCGATGCAACACCGTTCCCTCGTTGACGTGAATCGAGCGTCTCAGAACACACTGTCGTCGCTACGTGGCAGCCAATCCCACGCTCTCTCCTCCACGAGCAACAACATCAAGTCCTGCACCGAAACGCGGGACCCGACGTTTCTGGAACCCGACGAGACCGACCAAAACGAGTCGGGATCCGACTCTCGAAAATCGCGTAAACTGGACTCTATGGAGGAGGCCGACTCGGCTTTGAGGACGGATAATTCGAATAACAACGAGGATCCGTCCGTGCGGACGCTGAAACGGCCGCGTTTAGTTTGGACACCGCAGCTTCACAAGCGTTTCGTGGACGTGGTGGGCCACCTTGGGATCAATAACGCGGTACCGAAGACAATCATGCAGTTGATGAACGTTGAAGGCCTGACACGCGAGAACGTGGCGAGTCATTTGCAGAAGTATCGGTTATATTTGAAACGGATGCAAGGTTCGTCGAATGACGACCCGTCATCGGCGGACCATCAATTGTTCGCCTCGACGCCGGTTATACCGCAGTGTTTACATTACGAGAGCGGtgaaaataatcataataataacaataatagtaataataatggTAATGGACACGTGGCGGTTCCGATGCCAGGGTCTTATGGTGTGCCACCGGCTTTGATGTCGATGCCTTTTTACGGGATGATGAACCAGGGGTTTCACCAACAGGGGCATGGGTTCGACCAGAGCATGTATAATATGAGcatgaatatgaatatgaatatcgGGATGCGTAATATGATACAGCAGAGGGATTGGTCTGTGAATAAGCAGGGGGCGGTAATGTCGGATCCCCATCGTTTGGCGCCTTCTAGTGATAAATGA
- the LOC123209361 gene encoding uncharacterized protein LOC123209361, whose protein sequence is MALSSVSLSPPPLILSIPKPKSLKTHNVFLPRTSSPLCLSTTLSPAHGIPQRNHKFWRSNATSEQVLPSESPPVETSEQVVSSTATGDDGVSYIISILLFVAFIALIILTIGVIYIAVSDFLQKREKEKFEKEEAAEKKKKGGKKVKVRARAGPRGFGQKIDDFDED, encoded by the exons ATGGCTCTTTCATCTGTATCCCTATCTCCGCCACCTTTAATCCTCTCCATTCCCAAGCCAAAATCTCTTAAAACCCACAATGTATTTCTACCTCGCACTTCCTCCCCTCTCTGCTTATCCACTACTCTTTCTCCAGCTCATGGAATTCCTCAAAGAAACCACAAATTTTGGAGGAGCAATGCTACCTCTGAACAAGTTTTGCCTTCGGAATCCCCCCCAGTTGAGACTTCTGAGCAGGTTGTGTCTTCTACAGCCACAGGAGATGATGGGGTCTCCTACATCATATCAATTCTCCTCTTCGTTGCTTTTATTGCTCTAATTATTCTCACCATCGGG GTAATCTACATAGCAGTATCAGATTTCTTGCAGAAgcgagaaaaagaaaagtttgagAAAGAGGAGGCAgctgagaagaagaagaaaggtggAAAGAAGGTGAAAGTGAGAGCCAGAGCTGGGCCAAGAGGGTTTGGGCAAAagattgatgattttgatgaggACTGA